Proteins co-encoded in one Actinomadura luteofluorescens genomic window:
- a CDS encoding molybdopterin-dependent oxidoreductase, with translation MRPPLDRYRPPAPTAVLRGVPGRFTSRLHDERVASWLGIALGASVLVSFGTGLVSHFMQHPAGWMLWPSRPVNLYRVTQGVHVIGGLATVPLLLAKLWTVYPRLWQWPPVRSLVHGAQRLLVFVLVAAALFQFVTGVLNVAYWYAFRFYFTTAHYWTAYILVGALVIHIADQWAKARRTVMTRPEDGVGRRGFLLTVAGASGVVALTTVGEAVTPLAPLAVLAPRRPGTGPQDVPVNKSAAATGVTAEARDPRWRLTVTGRVAREVTLSLADLAALPQHTARLPISCVEGWSVEADWRGVRLRDVLRLAGVADDAQVRVESLQRQGLYRTSMVAPPHWRDPLTLLALGLNGAPLALDHGYPCRLIAPNRPGVMQTKWIHRLVVS, from the coding sequence ATGAGACCTCCACTCGACAGGTACAGGCCGCCCGCGCCCACCGCCGTGCTGCGCGGTGTCCCGGGACGGTTCACCAGCCGCCTGCACGACGAGCGGGTCGCCTCCTGGCTCGGCATCGCCCTGGGCGCCAGCGTCCTGGTCTCCTTCGGGACCGGGCTGGTCAGCCACTTCATGCAGCATCCCGCCGGATGGATGCTGTGGCCCTCGCGGCCGGTGAACCTGTACCGGGTCACCCAGGGCGTGCACGTCATCGGCGGGCTGGCGACCGTCCCGCTGCTGCTGGCCAAGCTGTGGACGGTCTACCCGCGGCTGTGGCAGTGGCCGCCGGTCCGCTCGCTCGTCCACGGCGCGCAGCGGCTGCTGGTGTTCGTCCTCGTCGCCGCCGCGCTGTTCCAGTTCGTCACCGGTGTCCTGAACGTCGCGTACTGGTACGCGTTCCGGTTCTACTTCACCACCGCGCACTACTGGACGGCCTACATCCTGGTCGGCGCGCTGGTCATCCACATCGCCGACCAGTGGGCCAAGGCGCGCCGCACCGTGATGACCCGCCCCGAGGACGGCGTCGGCCGCCGCGGCTTCCTGCTCACCGTCGCCGGCGCGAGCGGCGTCGTCGCGCTGACCACGGTGGGGGAGGCGGTCACGCCGCTGGCGCCGCTGGCGGTGCTGGCGCCCCGCCGCCCCGGCACCGGGCCGCAGGACGTCCCGGTCAACAAGTCGGCCGCCGCGACCGGCGTCACCGCCGAGGCCCGGGACCCCCGCTGGCGCCTCACCGTCACCGGCCGGGTCGCGCGAGAGGTCACCCTGTCCCTGGCCGACCTGGCCGCGTTGCCCCAGCACACCGCGCGGCTGCCCATCTCCTGCGTGGAGGGGTGGAGCGTGGAGGCGGACTGGCGGGGCGTGCGGCTGCGGGACGTCCTGCGCCTGGCCGGCGTCGCCGACGACGCGCAGGTGCGGGTCGAGTCGCTGCAGCGCCAGGGCCTCTACCGCACCTCCATGGTCGCCCCGCCGCACTGGCGCGACCCGCTGACGCTGCTGGCCCTCGGCCTGAACGGCGCGCCCCTGGCCCTCGACCACGGCTACCCCTGCCGCCTCATCGCCCCGAACCGGCCCGGAGTCATGCAGACCAAATGGATCCACCGGCTGGTGGTGTCGTGA
- a CDS encoding 3-oxoacyl-ACP synthase III family protein produces the protein MTVPDTHRPARADDSGAARDGGRGWAIRGTGAHLPRDVAHSADLSRSLGLEPDWIEGRTGIRKRHVVAPGEAASDLAAAAAGRALEAAGLDAADLGLIVLGTSTPDVIAPSTACRVQTMLGAHRAAAFDISAACTGFVFGLQTAVGWLATQRGAPPYTLVIGVEVYSRFLNPADRATAALFGDGAAAVVVGPAPPGHGIGPITLGSDGSGADDVLIPAGGSRLPASAETLAGLGHTIHMDGRAVRDFITAIFPRLVAEATEAAGIKPADLALVVPHQPNPKLVAALAGDAGLDPGQLAIVGDEVGNIGAASIPYALDRAVRTRRIGPGDLVLLAGFGAGLTWGHTLITWPPP, from the coding sequence ATGACCGTGCCCGACACGCACCGGCCTGCCCGGGCGGACGACAGCGGAGCGGCGCGGGACGGCGGGCGGGGGTGGGCCATCCGCGGAACCGGCGCCCACCTGCCCCGCGACGTCGCGCACAGCGCCGACCTGTCCCGCTCGCTGGGCCTGGAACCGGACTGGATCGAGGGCCGCACCGGGATCAGGAAGCGGCACGTCGTCGCGCCGGGCGAGGCCGCCTCCGACCTGGCCGCGGCCGCCGCCGGGCGGGCGCTGGAGGCCGCCGGGCTGGACGCCGCCGACCTCGGCCTGATCGTGCTCGGCACCTCCACGCCCGACGTGATCGCCCCGTCCACCGCCTGCCGCGTGCAGACGATGCTGGGCGCCCACCGCGCCGCCGCGTTCGACATCTCCGCCGCCTGCACCGGGTTCGTGTTCGGGCTGCAGACCGCGGTCGGCTGGCTGGCCACCCAGCGCGGCGCGCCGCCCTACACGCTGGTCATCGGCGTCGAGGTGTACTCGCGGTTCCTCAATCCCGCCGACCGCGCCACCGCCGCCCTGTTCGGCGACGGCGCCGCCGCCGTGGTCGTCGGGCCCGCCCCGCCCGGGCACGGCATCGGCCCGATCACCCTCGGGTCGGACGGCTCGGGCGCGGACGACGTGCTGATCCCCGCGGGCGGCAGCCGCCTGCCCGCCAGCGCCGAGACCCTCGCGGGGCTCGGCCACACCATCCACATGGACGGCCGCGCCGTCCGCGACTTCATCACCGCGATCTTCCCGCGGCTGGTCGCCGAGGCGACCGAGGCCGCCGGGATCAAGCCCGCCGACCTGGCGCTGGTCGTCCCGCACCAGCCCAACCCGAAGCTGGTCGCCGCGCTGGCCGGGGACGCCGGGCTGGACCCGGGGCAGCTGGCGATCGTCGGGGACGAGGTCGGCAACATCGGCGCCGCCAGCATCCCCTACGCGCTCGACCGCGCCGTGCGGACGCGGCGGATCGGCCCCGGCGACCTGGTGCTGCTCGCCGGGTTCGGCGCGGGCCTGACCTGGGGGCACACCCTCATCACCTGGCCCCCGCCCTGA
- a CDS encoding ACP S-malonyltransferase: MPAPRFRPAEELQPDDNCAFLFPGTGSAGVPDLPALARTGPGAARAVADVLDAVQEGLPPNGWPRLRSILMDDPGGYREAARTPGVAQLAGYAASVAVDRALRAHGVHPRFAVGQSFGEIAALVCAGAFSIADGARMGVAAVGVLARHGGGGGMGLLEAGEDRTLACIEAAGAPEVVVACLNAPQVTVVSGPDGPLDAVLDAARGEGVNAVRLAVPYLSHHPAMAGADEEWYAMIRGFPQRPLELTVHSPVRGRAYRDDDDLHRAMADCIVRPVRLPEALRAVHAAGATVFTEAGAGNALCQCARLTLPGVRTMAPLRDRPRHGLTGKAAPGVTPSGERKDPS, encoded by the coding sequence GTGCCCGCACCCCGATTCCGCCCGGCCGAAGAGCTCCAACCCGACGACAACTGCGCCTTCCTGTTCCCCGGCACCGGCTCCGCCGGGGTCCCCGACCTGCCTGCCCTCGCCCGCACCGGGCCCGGCGCCGCCCGCGCCGTCGCCGACGTCCTGGACGCCGTGCAGGAGGGACTGCCCCCCAACGGATGGCCGCGCCTGCGCTCGATCCTCATGGACGACCCGGGCGGCTACCGGGAGGCCGCCCGCACCCCCGGCGTCGCCCAGCTAGCCGGCTACGCCGCGTCCGTCGCCGTCGACCGCGCCCTGCGCGCGCACGGCGTCCACCCCCGCTTCGCCGTCGGGCAGAGCTTCGGGGAGATCGCCGCGCTGGTGTGCGCGGGCGCGTTCTCCATCGCCGACGGCGCCCGCATGGGCGTGGCCGCCGTCGGCGTCCTGGCCCGGCACGGCGGGGGCGGCGGCATGGGGCTGCTGGAGGCCGGGGAGGACCGCACCCTCGCCTGCATCGAGGCCGCCGGCGCCCCCGAGGTGGTCGTCGCGTGCCTGAACGCCCCGCAGGTCACGGTCGTGTCCGGTCCCGACGGGCCCCTGGACGCCGTCCTGGACGCCGCGCGCGGGGAGGGAGTGAACGCGGTGCGGCTCGCGGTGCCCTACCTGTCCCACCATCCCGCGATGGCCGGCGCCGACGAGGAGTGGTACGCCATGATCCGCGGCTTCCCGCAGCGGCCCCTGGAGCTGACCGTCCACTCGCCCGTCCGCGGCCGCGCCTACCGCGACGACGACGACCTGCACCGCGCCATGGCCGACTGCATCGTCAGACCCGTCCGGCTGCCGGAGGCCCTGCGCGCCGTGCACGCGGCGGGCGCGACGGTGTTCACCGAGGCCGGCGCGGGCAACGCGCTGTGCCAGTGCGCCCGGCTGACCCTGCCGGGCGTGCGGACGATGGCGCCGCTGCGCGACCGCCCCCGCCACGGGCTCACCGGCAAGGCCGCCCCCGGCGTCACCCCCTCCGGCGAACGAAAGGACCCCTCGTGA
- a CDS encoding DUF6058 family natural product biosynthesis protein encodes MSDPELKARLAARFREVNGDHPMTAADDAYVTAWFTDLEDLCRAAGRDTDQVRRLMLAGRLPLPGYLRSDGAQMVPRDLFDLAEQAGGLDAMEGWFLAHWDDPATAEGEWAAYLDGQYVCLRSVTPRNIRYKDALVTAIEAAPAEPDAGTPAWTRRLHALVDELDALEPPFTAYDRLRFAGPVSRDRCIDAVRARHPRKE; translated from the coding sequence ATGAGCGACCCCGAGTTGAAGGCGCGGCTGGCGGCACGGTTCCGGGAGGTCAACGGCGACCATCCGATGACCGCCGCCGACGACGCCTACGTCACCGCCTGGTTCACCGACCTGGAGGACCTGTGCCGCGCCGCCGGCCGCGACACCGACCAGGTGCGGCGGCTGATGCTGGCGGGCAGGCTGCCCCTGCCCGGCTACCTGCGCTCCGACGGCGCGCAGATGGTGCCGCGGGACCTGTTCGACCTCGCCGAGCAGGCAGGGGGCCTGGACGCGATGGAGGGCTGGTTCCTCGCGCACTGGGACGACCCGGCCACCGCCGAGGGGGAGTGGGCCGCCTACCTGGACGGGCAGTACGTGTGCCTGCGCTCGGTGACGCCCCGCAACATCCGGTACAAGGACGCCCTGGTCACCGCGATCGAGGCGGCGCCCGCGGAGCCGGACGCCGGGACGCCGGCGTGGACGCGGCGCCTGCACGCGCTGGTCGACGAGCTCGACGCGCTGGAGCCGCCGTTCACCGCCTACGACCGGCTGCGGTTCGCAGGCCCGGTGTCGCGGGACCGCTGCATCGACGCCGTCCGCGCCCGCCATCCGCGCAAGGAGTAA
- a CDS encoding class I SAM-dependent methyltransferase, which produces MIGELYEEALRGRAPVEIEHADGRRRPLPVHDWLAVRPGDGGLLRRCAGATLDVGSGPGRLTVALARRGLPVLGIDLAPSAVALTVAAGGPALCRDVFGRVPGAGRWRTALLADGNIGIGGDPAALLRRVLALLEVGPPGTASRVEPLRLRSDRSVGEWFPWAHVSADAVAALAAACAATVTESWEDADRWFVTLRSRDERP; this is translated from the coding sequence GGCGCTGCGGGGCCGCGCCCCCGTGGAGATCGAGCACGCCGACGGGCGCCGCCGGCCGCTGCCGGTGCACGACTGGCTCGCCGTGCGGCCCGGCGACGGCGGGCTGCTGCGCCGCTGCGCGGGCGCCACCCTGGACGTCGGATCCGGGCCGGGACGGCTGACGGTGGCGCTGGCCCGCCGCGGCCTGCCGGTGCTGGGCATCGACCTGGCCCCCTCCGCCGTCGCGCTGACTGTCGCGGCGGGCGGCCCCGCCCTGTGCCGCGACGTGTTCGGCCGCGTGCCCGGCGCCGGGCGGTGGCGCACCGCGCTGCTCGCCGACGGCAACATCGGCATCGGCGGCGACCCCGCCGCGCTGCTGCGCCGCGTCCTGGCGCTCCTGGAGGTCGGCCCGCCCGGCACGGCGTCCCGGGTCGAGCCGCTGCGGCTGCGCTCGGACCGGTCGGTCGGCGAATGGTTCCCCTGGGCGCACGTGTCCGCCGACGCCGTCGCCGCGCTGGCCGCCGCGTGCGCCGCGACCGTGACCGAATCCTGGGAGGACGCGGACCGGTGGTTCGTCACCCTGCGCTCCAGGGACGAGCGCCCATGA
- a CDS encoding DoxX family protein — MSAQTHTTTPVTTPRKTNARASAGDRRTLRKVLWGAQILLAAFLLVASALPKFAGQADAVRTFEEIGWGQWLRYVTGAVEAAGAIGLVVPRLAGLAAAGLIGLMGGAALTQLLVLEPAWALLPLGFAVVFAAVAWDRRAETRQVLRRLTR; from the coding sequence ATGAGCGCCCAGACCCACACCACCACCCCCGTCACCACCCCCCGCAAGACCAACGCCCGCGCCTCCGCCGGGGACCGACGCACGCTGCGCAAGGTGCTGTGGGGCGCGCAGATCCTGCTCGCCGCGTTCCTGCTCGTCGCCTCGGCGCTGCCGAAGTTCGCCGGCCAGGCCGACGCCGTCAGGACCTTCGAGGAGATCGGCTGGGGCCAGTGGCTGCGCTACGTGACCGGCGCCGTCGAGGCCGCGGGCGCGATCGGGCTGGTCGTCCCGCGGCTGGCGGGGCTCGCCGCGGCCGGGCTGATCGGGCTGATGGGCGGGGCCGCCCTCACCCAGCTGCTGGTGCTGGAGCCGGCGTGGGCGCTGCTGCCCCTGGGGTTCGCGGTCGTGTTCGCCGCCGTCGCCTGGGACCGCCGCGCCGAGACCCGGCAGGTGCTGCGCCGGCTGACGCGCTGA